In the genome of Roseiconus lacunae, the window TGTAGATACCAATGCCCACTGGGAGAGTCGGGCCTTCAGGCCCGGAGAGGGCACCCTCCCCGGCCGTTTGCTCGTCCGACCCTCCCGCAAGCGGAAGAGTGTTATCCAGATGTTTGGCCCCAAAGACTCGTGTTTACCTGCTTAGCCCTCTTCTAATTCTGCCGCGTCCACCATCTTCTTTGGAAAGTCCATTAGATCGTTAAAGAACCAGCTCTTCCGCTCAAGCCTCATCAGAGGAATGGTCCCCGAGCTTTCGATCAGCCGGCGAAACGTTCCCTCTAATGCGGGAACACCGTCGATACCGCGGACGATGTCGAGCGCATGCCAGTGAGCATCCATCATCGGAAACTCGTGCTCTGCAATCGAGACAACGCCTCTACTGAGTCGGTCGGTGTCAATGGTATGACGTTCCCTGGCCGTCAGATTCATGTGATGCGGCAGCGAATCCCCCATCAAACGCGTGTAGACCATATCCGAATACTGCCCTTGATAAAGATTCGCGTGAGCTGTCGCGAAACTAATCAAATCCCCTTCTTCACCGAACCATTGTGGCAAGAGTTTAAACGCGATCTCGCCGGCGGCACCAAGGTGATCGGGATATAATTCCACCGTTCGTTTGGCTAGCTCGTTGATTGAGTGAAGCTCATGCTCGAGATCGAGTCGAACCGCGACCAAGGTCGAAAGTGCCAAGATCGGTGGCTTGTCCATCTGCTCGACCACCTCTGCCAACTCTTCCTCGGCCTGTTGATTCTTTTCATAAAACGTCTCAAAACCTTGAGCCGACACGGTATCGACGGTACCGGTACCTCGCGCTTCCCACGCCAGTCGCCGAAGACGAAAGCCGTTCGCCGACTTTGCTAGTGCACCGCCCTGTTGATGCCACTGCTTAATCTTCTCCAGCACTTGGCGTTCTTTGTCTGAAAGTTGATCGCCTTGCTTTTCGAGGTAAAGCCAACGATAGCTCACACGGGTCAGGAGCAAGTACTGCAGTTCGCTCGGTGACCCCGCACCGTTGATACGAGTCTGACGTCCAATAGCTTCGTGTAACTTTTCCAATTCCCGCATCGGTGATTCGTTCACCAGTTGGTACCCAAGATCACTCAACCTCCATCGACCCGGCGTTCTCCACACTTGTCGACGATAAGCTTTGATGCGATCGTTTTGCAGTAGGACCACCACTTCTCCGTCATCACTGCAAAGCAAACGCATTGGCTTCTCGGCCAAAACGATGGGGTACGAATAGGCGTGATTGACCGGGCCGAGATCGAAGAGAATCCACTGCAGCCCTTGCCGCGTGAGACGACGCCCCACGGCGACGAACGAGTTATAGCCTTCGACAACCGAAAACGGAGCGGCCAGACTTGGCTGCCAATAGCAATGTGCAATTGAAAACTTCTGCGTTGCTTCGCCTTCGCTATCGACGTTCCGGTGCAAAACCTTTGGGTGATGCCCGTCAAGCCAAAGATGTGATGAATCCCCTGCCACCACGGTTTGTTGTTTCCCCGAATAGCCGTGAAATAGATCTTTCGATGTGACCTCACCTTCTTCTTCGAGATTGAAAACAAACGGCCCACCGACATCGACAACAATCTGTGATCCGTCTTTCGCGAGCCCCATGCTTTTGACAAAACGTTCTCCTGTATCGATCGGTGTGATCTTCTTGAGCTGCAAATCTCCATAAAACAGATTGCCAGACGACGTCAACAAGGCCACCACTCTGTCGTTTGAGTCAGTCTCGCATTGCTCGATTGGATCACCGTGCAGATCCGCCTGTGCGACCACAGCCCCGGTGCGTCCACTCACGCGACAGAGTTTTTGATTCGAACCAATCAGAAAGTCATTCGATTCCCCACAAAATCGGATGAGATCGGGCGCAGCGTTCGGCCAATCGCCCGGCAATGGAAAGCTTCCCACACGTTTAGCATCACTCAGGTTGTACAGCACCACCTCATCACCATTGAGAACGATCAATCGCTCTCCGTCGGTCGACAAATCAAAAGCGCCCGCACCGTTGAAATCCGTCTTCGTTACTTCCACCAACAGTTGCATTTCGGTCGGGGGTGGAGCATACGCTTCGGTAAGAAATGCCTTTGCGGTCGCATTTAAATTCAAATCACTGCACTTGACCAGCGATGCCTCGAACCGTTCGTCCATCGAGAATGGCTTGCTGAATTCATTTAGGTATCCCATCGGCGCTGGCTTGGAGACGACATAATTACCTTCCTTCAAAGGCCATTGATATCGAGCGGAAGCATTGTTTGCGTCAGGAGACTCAGCAACGCTGTCGGTCACAGGGTCAATCCATTCGACCGGCGTCACACTTGCCTCTCGTGAGATCGAGTGATGAATGACCCGGTCACATCCGATCGCCAACCCGACCAACATCAAAACTACCACGAAGGCAAGGTGAGATCGCTTTAGATTCGCAGTCGACCGTTGCGGCTGTCTTTGTCTCATTCTTCTGACTCCTCGATCCCGCTTTTGTCAGATACTTCCACGTCTTGATCAACCACAATGACCTGTGGTCCACCGATGGCTTGGCCACCAAACAGACGACCGAACATTCGGTTCATCAGGGAAGGTGCATCAGAGTCGCGATTTTCAACATCCGCGTCCTCTTTCATCTGAGCGAATTCGCCGACCGGCGAAAAAGCCTCAACATCGATCTTCGCGAATTCATCTTTCACCGTCGGTAGCTCCATCGCCATCATCATTCCTTGCGAAGAATTCGCCATCTTTTGCCGCCACTGTTGAGTCGCCTTGAACTCGGCATAGTCGTGTTCATCGATGACACGCTGCTCCGCCATTAACCTGGTGTGCACATTTGAATCAAGATTGCTTCCGGTCGGGTCAAGCATCAAACTCGGATGCCGACGCATCAGTTCATAGACCGCCCGTGAATCGACTTCGCAGTCACGCAACACTAACAACTCGATATCGGTTCCATCGAGTGCAGAAAGCAAGTCTTTCGAAACCTTCGATCCGGCTAGATTGAGGTGTTTGATCATTCCAAACGAAGCAATCTTAGTAAGCGTCGGCTGATCGATCCCAATGTCCGCTAAAGAGAGTACTCGCAACATGGTCATCCCTGTCAATCCAGCCAGATCTGCTGGTTTCAAGTCACAACCATCCAAACGCAGACTTTGTATTGACTCCGATGCGAGCAAGGTCTGCAACGATGCCGCGGTCACCTCGGTATGGCTTAAGTCCAATGATTGAAGCGTTGGTAAGCTTCCCCAATTTCGAACCACCGAATCGTCGACCTTGCATCCAGGTAGACTCAAGTTCACGATCGCTCGAAGATTCAACTCACTCAGCGCCGCTTTCGATGCGTCCGCATAAGCCAGCGTGATTGTTGTCAGCTGATCACAATCGGAAAGCGATTCGACGACAGTATCGGTGACCTGCGCGCCGCCGGCGGCAAAGTATTCGAGGTCTCGAAACCCGCCAAAATGGGTTTTCGACGGAAGCGGCGACGAAAACGACAACCCTTTAAGCGACGGCGACCGATCGATCCATATTTCGTTCCCGACCCACTGAAAATCGAAGGAGCTTTGCAGTCGCGGCATGCTTTCGATCCGCACCGAATTAAAAAAATCGAAGCGCATCGCGTTTCCGGTCAGTTCAGTTAGATGGGCATGGCGTGCCAACTGAAACGAGTCCGCGGAACGATCGAAAACGATCATGTCATCGTTGGTGTCAAACTGAAACTCCAACACTTCAAGGTTCGGAAACAACGTCAGAATCGAAGCGAGATCTGCCGGACCAGCTGATGCGGTCCCCAGTCGTAAATGTTTCAGATTTGGCGTCGATGCGAGTTTTTTCACCTCCTCGGTGGCCACCCCCGTTGACGCAAGGAACAGTTGTTCTAGACCGGCATTCTCACATAGTGGCGTCAGATCTGTGTCACGAAGAAAAACGGCATCCAAGTCAATCAACGCTGGCCCATCGCTTGCGCCCAATCCTTTCACCAACGCATCACGAGTCTCCTTTTCGGGGCGAACATACTGAGGGTACCCCATCGGAAGATTGCGAAACGCGGCGACATAAACGGCGTCTAACCCTGGCAACTTACTGAGCTTGATTTCTTCGATTTCTGCTCCGTAAATCTCAACGGTTTCCAACTTGGGCACATTCTCAGCAACTAAGCGGCTGAGCCAAACCCGCCCCGGCATCGACTCCCCGCGTGCCAATCGCATTTCCCAAAAATCGTTCTTCCCTTGCCATCCAGTGAACTCCGGCAAATCGGACAACTCCAATGAAAACTTTTGCAATTGACCGAGTTCCAATGTTTCTAGTTTCGGTAGCCCTGACAGTTTCAACTGCACCGCGTCGGCGTTAAGTTGATGATCCCAATCATTGACCGAAAGAAACTTCAGCGATGGCCAACCCTCGATCGTCAATTGATCGGAACCGCGACTCGGGTGAGGCAGCCACAGTTCGGTGATCGACTTCGACCACGATGGCCGTCCTAGCTTGCTCAAAACGACATCGCTGTGCATCGCATTGAGCCGTCGGAGCCGTGGTAGCTGCAGTGATGCGAGCGTCTCAGAAGAGACATCCGTTCGCATCAGACTCAGCGTGTGCAAGCGGGGCATCGAACCGATCATTTGCATCGTCGCTCGATCGAGCCGCCGTCCGGCGATCCTGATGTCGACCAAATGAACTTTATTGAGCAGCGGCTGCAGCTGCTTCAGCTGATAGTTGTTACCGCCAATTCGGAAACACGTCAGCGTGGTCAACGCCATCGCTTCGTCAAGATCCTCCGGCGACGGCGTATCAAGCCTCACCGCGCGGACTCTGACAAACTTTTTGGCGAAAGAATCTGGGAGTTGATCCGCAATGATCTCGGGCAACCACGCCGAAAAAACCACACCGTGATTCTTTCCCATCATCGAATTGGCGTACTTTTTAACCGCCTTTTCACGGCCTTGAAGGTATTGGTACCAGCCGAAGGAAGCGGCAACCAGTGACGTCGCGATCATCAGGTCTGCGATGGTCAGGTTCCCGCGCCCCTTCGATTTTTGTTTCAATTTCTTGCGATGGGCATAAAACTGAAACACCGTGATGAGCGTCACTAGACAGGCGATGTTGATCAGCAACGCGGTCCATGAAAACACAGATTGCGAAGCCGACAAAACATTGCTTTTATCTTCCGTCTCCGGACGCCCCGCTGGCCCGGATCGATAGTCGATCCAATATCGAAACGGTGCCCCCGCCATCACAGGCAACTCATAGGCCTGGTTGGGAAGATCAACGATCGATTGAACAGAACCTGAACTGAATCGTTCGACATATTGAACCGGCCAATTCAGCGCAACGAAGATTCCGATCATCAACGATGTCGACCCCCAAACCGCCGTTTTACTACGACGACGCTTCTCATTTGCTTCGGTCGATCGCTCGACCGCTCGCGCTTCCGGTTCGGCGAGCTCACTCTCGCATTCCGCCGGCATCTCTTGATGAGCGGTATCCTGGCCGACATTCGCCTGACCGAGATTCCTTTGCTCGGATGGTAGTTGATCGCCAGTCATTCAAGCCCTGTGTGAAAACGTTTAAACTATTAACAGGGCCCATTCTGAACTACCCGACAGAGGTAGGCAAGCATTTTCGGGGGGGCACGTGCGAGAGACACCCAACACGGACGCAAGCGAAGCGGCAACGCGATGGACCTATCACTTTGGATCTTCAGTGACGAAGGCTTCCCGGCCCGATGGTTTTGCGGATCCGGCTGGACCGATGAACCTTACGTCGGCTGGATCCACGTCGTATCCGATCTCGTGACTTGGGCGTCTTACCTGACCATCCCAGTCCTATTGATGTACTTCGCAACAAATCGTCGCGACGTTACCTTCCCCAAAGTGTTTTGGCTGTTTTGTGCGTTTATCATTTCGTGTGGAATGGTCCATCTTGTCGAGGCAGTGATTTTCTGGTGGCCGGTGTACCGTTTGTCGGCGGTGTTGAAATTGGTGACCGCAATCGTTTCCGCGGCGACTGCGATCGCGCTGATCCGTGTCTTTCCCGTTGCCCTCTCGTTGCCAGCACTGGCGACGATCAACCAAAAGCTGCAAACAGAGATCGAAACGAGGAAACTTGCGGAGGAGAAGCTCGAGCGAATCAACCTTGAACTTGAGAGCTTCGTTTCGATCGCTTCTCATGATTTGCAGGAACCACTTCGCAACGTCATCAGCTTCACCGAACTGCTAAAAGAAGACCTCGGTGACAATCTTTCTGACAATGCGACTCAGGACCTCAAGTACATTTCCTCCGCCGCGAGTCGGATGCAACGACTGATCAACGATCTGCTGACGTTCTCGCGCACCACTCGGCACGGTGCGACATTCCAAATCGCTCCTGTCGACGATTGTGTCGACGAGGCGTTGGAGATTTTGCAGTCACGCCTGGAACAATCAGGCGGAACCATCACGCGAAGCAATCTCCCAAAGCTAAAGCTCGACATTACCCTGGTCGCTCAGCTCTACCAGAATCTCATCTCCAACGCGATTAAGTTTACCGAAAGCGATCGGTCTCCGCAGATTGATCTGACGGCCGAAATGGTCGACGGAGTCTGGGTCCTAGGCGTACGCGATAACGGGATTGGCATCGAATCGAAATATACCGATCAGATCTTCGAGCCTTTCAAACGTCTTCATGGCATGTCGGAATACGAAGGCACGGGGATCGGCCTGGCAGTTTGCAAAACCGTCGTCGAACACCATGGCGGACAAATCTGGGTGACTTCTCACCCCGGCGAAGGCTCCCACTTTCAGTTCACGTTGGAGCCGTTTATGCTTACCGCTGGCGTTTCGCCGCAGGCGACTTGACACCGAACATTACGGAGTGCACAGGTGACTCAAACGGTCTTGATGATCGACGACAATCCGGCGGATGCGGTCATCGTCAAACGGCTGCTGGCAAAGATCCCGGGGAGTACATACTCGTTTCTTCACGCCGAGAATGCTGAAACCGGCTTTGAGTCGCTGCGACAACAATCCATCGATTGCATCGTTCTGGATTATCAACTCGGACGAATCAGCGGAATCGAACTTTTGCATCAAATGCGCAGTGCCGGCATCGATGTTCCAGTGATCGCACTGACCGGTGAAGGTTCCGAGTCGATCGCCGTCGATACTCTGAAAGCCGGCGCACAAGACTACTTGGTCAAAGGGCAGGTTACCGCCGCGACGCTCCATCGCTCCATACTCTCGGCGACAAAAACGGTCGCACTCGAGCGCAAGTTAAGGGAACAACGCGAAGAACTCCTTTCGTTCACAGGAATGGTTTCCCACGACCTCCGCAATCCGCTTCGGCACATCTGTCAATATTCGGAACTTCTGCAACTTGAACTCACCAACTCCGACGACCATTGTCGTCGTTACGTCGAAGCGATCGACAAAGCCTGCAAACGGATGTCGACGCTGATAGAGAA includes:
- a CDS encoding sensor histidine kinase — protein: MDLSLWIFSDEGFPARWFCGSGWTDEPYVGWIHVVSDLVTWASYLTIPVLLMYFATNRRDVTFPKVFWLFCAFIISCGMVHLVEAVIFWWPVYRLSAVLKLVTAIVSAATAIALIRVFPVALSLPALATINQKLQTEIETRKLAEEKLERINLELESFVSIASHDLQEPLRNVISFTELLKEDLGDNLSDNATQDLKYISSAASRMQRLINDLLTFSRTTRHGATFQIAPVDDCVDEALEILQSRLEQSGGTITRSNLPKLKLDITLVAQLYQNLISNAIKFTESDRSPQIDLTAEMVDGVWVLGVRDNGIGIESKYTDQIFEPFKRLHGMSEYEGTGIGLAVCKTVVEHHGGQIWVTSHPGEGSHFQFTLEPFMLTAGVSPQAT
- a CDS encoding leucine-rich repeat domain-containing protein, whose translation is MTGDQLPSEQRNLGQANVGQDTAHQEMPAECESELAEPEARAVERSTEANEKRRRSKTAVWGSTSLMIGIFVALNWPVQYVERFSSGSVQSIVDLPNQAYELPVMAGAPFRYWIDYRSGPAGRPETEDKSNVLSASQSVFSWTALLINIACLVTLITVFQFYAHRKKLKQKSKGRGNLTIADLMIATSLVAASFGWYQYLQGREKAVKKYANSMMGKNHGVVFSAWLPEIIADQLPDSFAKKFVRVRAVRLDTPSPEDLDEAMALTTLTCFRIGGNNYQLKQLQPLLNKVHLVDIRIAGRRLDRATMQMIGSMPRLHTLSLMRTDVSSETLASLQLPRLRRLNAMHSDVVLSKLGRPSWSKSITELWLPHPSRGSDQLTIEGWPSLKFLSVNDWDHQLNADAVQLKLSGLPKLETLELGQLQKFSLELSDLPEFTGWQGKNDFWEMRLARGESMPGRVWLSRLVAENVPKLETVEIYGAEIEEIKLSKLPGLDAVYVAAFRNLPMGYPQYVRPEKETRDALVKGLGASDGPALIDLDAVFLRDTDLTPLCENAGLEQLFLASTGVATEEVKKLASTPNLKHLRLGTASAGPADLASILTLFPNLEVLEFQFDTNDDMIVFDRSADSFQLARHAHLTELTGNAMRFDFFNSVRIESMPRLQSSFDFQWVGNEIWIDRSPSLKGLSFSSPLPSKTHFGGFRDLEYFAAGGAQVTDTVVESLSDCDQLTTITLAYADASKAALSELNLRAIVNLSLPGCKVDDSVVRNWGSLPTLQSLDLSHTEVTAASLQTLLASESIQSLRLDGCDLKPADLAGLTGMTMLRVLSLADIGIDQPTLTKIASFGMIKHLNLAGSKVSKDLLSALDGTDIELLVLRDCEVDSRAVYELMRRHPSLMLDPTGSNLDSNVHTRLMAEQRVIDEHDYAEFKATQQWRQKMANSSQGMMMAMELPTVKDEFAKIDVEAFSPVGEFAQMKEDADVENRDSDAPSLMNRMFGRLFGGQAIGGPQVIVVDQDVEVSDKSGIEESEE
- a CDS encoding hybrid sensor histidine kinase/response regulator, whose amino-acid sequence is MTQTVLMIDDNPADAVIVKRLLAKIPGSTYSFLHAENAETGFESLRQQSIDCIVLDYQLGRISGIELLHQMRSAGIDVPVIALTGEGSESIAVDTLKAGAQDYLVKGQVTAATLHRSILSATKTVALERKLREQREELLSFTGMVSHDLRNPLRHICQYSELLQLELTNSDDHCRRYVEAIDKACKRMSTLIENLLSYTKYGRSAKQLTDVDLTEVLRVATTDLSAVIESSNASVQFDELPAVTGDPTGLSQLFQNLIGNGIKYNHSPRPSIVIQSEHVDDRINVTVIDNGIGIDEQYLDDVFRPLCRLHTEEEYEGSGLGLSTAQRIAHQHDATITIESKLGEGTAVCLSFPAGPKR